In a genomic window of Virgibacillus sp. SK37:
- a CDS encoding carbamoyl phosphate synthase small subunit, translating into MYTRQLILEDGTVFIGKSIGSDSSAYGEIVFNTGMTGYQEVISDPSYCGQIVMMTYPQIGNYGINREDFETVTPFIRGFVAKEVCEHPSNFRSEETLDSYLKANNIPGITGIDTRKLTRIIRQHGTMKAMIVSTDKSVEEVLATMHVTSLPVDQVKQTSTVTPYVVPGRGKRIVVVDFGMKHGILRELTKRECHVTVVPYNYTSEQILRLKPDGIVLTNGPGNPKDVPEAIHMVKKIIDKLPIFGICLGHQLLALACGADTEKMKFGHRGGNHPVRDLTTEKTYITSQNHSYAVNKASLHHTELLLTHVALNDNTVEGIKHRVYPAFSVQFHPESSPGPEDTSHFFDSFISKLIVDQTKEEKIYA; encoded by the coding sequence ATGTATACTAGACAGCTTATATTAGAGGACGGTACCGTATTTATTGGAAAAAGTATTGGCAGTGACTCTTCTGCATATGGAGAAATTGTCTTTAACACAGGAATGACCGGCTATCAGGAAGTTATTTCTGACCCCTCTTATTGTGGTCAAATTGTGATGATGACATATCCTCAGATAGGAAATTATGGGATTAACCGTGAAGATTTTGAGACGGTAACACCATTTATAAGAGGCTTTGTTGCAAAGGAAGTTTGTGAGCACCCATCAAACTTTCGAAGTGAAGAAACATTAGACAGTTATTTAAAAGCAAACAATATTCCCGGGATAACCGGTATTGACACAAGGAAACTAACTAGAATCATTCGTCAACATGGGACAATGAAAGCAATGATTGTTTCAACAGACAAATCGGTTGAAGAAGTATTGGCAACTATGCATGTAACAAGTCTACCGGTAGATCAGGTAAAGCAAACTTCTACAGTAACGCCATACGTGGTACCAGGAAGAGGAAAGCGCATCGTAGTTGTAGATTTCGGAATGAAACATGGTATTTTGCGAGAACTGACAAAACGGGAATGCCATGTAACGGTTGTGCCTTATAATTACACTTCTGAACAAATTTTACGATTAAAACCAGATGGAATTGTCTTAACAAATGGGCCTGGTAATCCAAAGGATGTCCCAGAAGCTATACATATGGTAAAGAAAATTATTGATAAACTACCTATTTTCGGTATTTGCTTAGGGCATCAGCTATTAGCATTAGCTTGTGGGGCTGATACAGAAAAGATGAAATTTGGACATCGAGGAGGTAACCATCCTGTGAGGGATCTGACAACAGAGAAAACATATATTACTTCTCAAAACCATAGTTATGCTGTGAATAAGGCTTCACTTCATCATACTGAATTGCTACTAACACATGTTGCTCTAAACGATAATACAGTAGAAGGTATAAAACATCGGGTTTACCCAGCGTTTTCTGTCCAATTTCATCCGGAAAGCTCCCCTGGTCCCGAAGATACCAGCCATTTCTTTGATTCATTTATTAGTAAGCTAATTGTAGATCAAACAAAGGAGGAGAAGATATATGCCTAA
- a CDS encoding dihydroorotase — MKILLKNAKRLSSVYELEPCEILIENNRIRQIKSTILEHVDRTIDCKGNTVLPGFIDVHIHLREPGGEHKETIKTGTMAAAKGGFTTVCAMPNTNPVPDRKETLEKLFKKIKEDAKVRVLPYAAITKGLKGEELTNIDELVMAGAFALTDDGVGIQTADFMLKAMKQAAASGKAIVAHCEDNSIVYGGVVHDGDVSNRLNLPGLPALSESVQIARDVLLAEAAGCHYHVCHVSSKESVRVIRDAKRAGIHVTAEVTPHHLLLNENAIKDNDANYKMNPPLRAKEDQEALLEGLLDGTIDFIATDHAPHAEEEKSQGFLKAPFGIVGLETAFPLLYTYLVKTGKIKLHQLVDWLTKKPAEVFQLPYGKLNENAIADITIVNLEGELKINKETFQSKGKNTPFHNWKVSGIPVMTMVDGKIVYEEDMNVY, encoded by the coding sequence ATGAAAATATTATTGAAAAACGCGAAAAGACTGTCCTCAGTGTATGAATTGGAGCCATGTGAAATTTTAATTGAGAATAATCGCATCAGACAAATAAAATCAACTATCCTTGAGCATGTAGACCGGACCATTGATTGTAAGGGAAATACTGTTTTACCGGGGTTTATTGATGTGCATATTCATTTGCGTGAGCCAGGTGGGGAACACAAGGAAACAATTAAAACGGGTACAATGGCGGCTGCGAAAGGCGGTTTTACAACAGTATGTGCCATGCCGAACACGAATCCGGTCCCAGATCGGAAAGAAACTCTGGAAAAATTATTTAAAAAAATAAAAGAAGATGCAAAAGTCCGTGTGCTGCCATATGCAGCAATTACAAAAGGTTTAAAAGGTGAAGAGTTAACAAATATAGATGAATTAGTCATGGCAGGGGCATTTGCCCTTACAGACGATGGTGTGGGAATACAAACTGCAGATTTTATGTTAAAAGCGATGAAGCAGGCAGCCGCTTCTGGTAAAGCTATTGTTGCTCACTGCGAAGATAACTCTATTGTCTATGGTGGGGTTGTACATGATGGGGATGTGAGTAATAGGCTAAATCTTCCTGGGTTACCTGCACTAAGTGAGTCAGTACAAATTGCTAGGGATGTGTTACTGGCTGAAGCTGCCGGTTGTCATTATCATGTCTGTCATGTAAGCTCCAAAGAATCTGTAAGAGTAATCCGAGATGCAAAAAGGGCAGGCATTCACGTAACAGCTGAGGTTACCCCCCATCATTTATTATTAAATGAAAATGCAATTAAAGACAATGACGCAAATTACAAGATGAATCCACCATTACGAGCAAAGGAAGATCAGGAAGCATTATTAGAGGGACTGTTAGATGGTACGATTGATTTTATTGCTACAGACCATGCACCACATGCAGAGGAAGAGAAATCACAAGGATTTTTGAAGGCGCCTTTTGGTATTGTAGGTCTGGAGACAGCATTTCCCTTGCTTTATACCTATTTAGTTAAAACAGGAAAAATTAAACTACATCAGCTAGTTGATTGGTTAACTAAAAAACCTGCAGAAGTTTTTCAATTGCCATATGGGAAATTAAATGAAAACGCGATTGCAGATATAACGATTGTTAACTTGGAAGGGGAATTAAAAATAAATAAGGAAACATTCCAATCCAAGGGGAAAAATACACCCTTCCACAATTGGAAAGTATCAGGTATACCTGTAATGACAATGGTTGATGGAAAAATAGTTTATGAGGAGGATATGAATGTATACTAG
- a CDS encoding aspartate carbamoyltransferase catalytic subunit — protein sequence MRHFISVNQLNVKEIHSILDTAESLRYQNKKVNDQIFAANLFFEPSTRTKMSFIVAQRKLGLEVLDLHEDISSTRKGETLYDTAKTFESIGANLLIVRHHADTWFEDLKNHISIPIINGGAGKAEHPTQCLLDLLTLYQEFGRLRGLKVVIVGDIKHSRVAHSNAKALKRLGANVSLCAAPGFEDHSLDFPYISIDEAVEKCDALMLLRIQHERHTTNSFIDDYLKNYGLTKERETRMQKHAIILHPAPINRGVEIDSDLVECDRSRIFKQMNNGVFIRMAIMIELLQEWGLLNENIIEKREKTVLSV from the coding sequence ATGAGACATTTTATTTCAGTTAACCAATTGAATGTGAAGGAAATTCACTCCATTTTAGATACTGCCGAATCACTACGATACCAGAATAAAAAAGTCAACGACCAAATCTTTGCTGCTAATCTATTTTTCGAACCAAGTACAAGAACGAAAATGAGTTTCATTGTTGCACAGAGAAAGCTTGGACTGGAAGTATTGGATCTGCACGAGGATATTTCCAGTACAAGAAAAGGTGAAACACTTTATGATACTGCGAAGACGTTTGAATCGATAGGAGCTAATTTACTTATTGTTAGACACCATGCTGATACATGGTTTGAGGATCTGAAAAATCACATTTCGATACCGATTATTAATGGAGGTGCAGGCAAAGCGGAACATCCTACACAATGTTTATTAGACCTTTTAACTTTGTACCAGGAGTTTGGTAGATTGAGAGGATTAAAAGTAGTTATTGTAGGCGATATCAAGCATAGCAGGGTTGCTCATTCTAACGCCAAAGCACTAAAAAGACTTGGCGCAAACGTTAGCCTGTGTGCAGCACCTGGATTTGAAGATCATAGCTTAGATTTCCCTTATATATCTATAGATGAAGCAGTTGAAAAGTGCGATGCTTTGATGCTATTGCGTATTCAACACGAGCGTCACACAACCAACTCATTTATTGATGATTATTTGAAAAATTACGGATTGACAAAGGAAAGAGAAACTAGAATGCAGAAACACGCAATTATTCTGCATCCTGCTCCAATAAACCGGGGAGTGGAAATAGACTCAGACTTGGTGGAATGTGATCGATCCAGAATTTTTAAACAAATGAATAATGGTGTTTTTATAAGAATGGCAATAATGATCGAATTATTACAAGAATGGGGGTTATTAAATGAAAATATTATTGAAAAACGCGAAAAGACTGTCCTCAGTGTATGA
- the pyrR gene encoding bifunctional pyr operon transcriptional regulator/uracil phosphoribosyltransferase PyrR: MKKKTDILDKPAISRALTRVAHEIVERNKGVEDVVLVGIKTRGVPLTKRLHDKIRQIEDVEVPIGELDITLYRDDLEKTTTNQDPELKETNIEVDLSGKTVILVDDVLYTGRTVRAALDAIMDIARPSQIQLGVLVDRGHRELPIRADYVGKNIPTSDKEIIVVHLDEIDNADQVSIYEK; encoded by the coding sequence ATGAAGAAAAAAACAGATATTCTTGATAAACCTGCAATCAGTCGAGCTTTAACAAGAGTTGCCCATGAAATTGTTGAGAGGAACAAAGGCGTAGAAGACGTTGTGCTAGTAGGTATTAAGACAAGAGGAGTACCGCTTACAAAACGATTACATGATAAAATCCGGCAAATAGAAGATGTTGAAGTTCCTATTGGTGAGTTGGATATTACATTGTATCGGGATGACTTAGAAAAAACAACGACGAATCAGGATCCTGAATTAAAGGAAACCAATATTGAGGTTGATCTTTCAGGAAAAACAGTTATCCTAGTGGATGATGTGTTATACACTGGGCGTACTGTAAGAGCAGCTTTGGACGCTATAATGGACATTGCTCGTCCGTCACAAATTCAACTTGGTGTATTAGTAGACCGAGGACACAGAGAATTACCAATCCGAGCAGATTATGTAGGAAAGAACATACCCACTTCGGATAAGGAGATCATTGTAGTTCATCTAGATGAAATAGATAATGCAGATCAAGTATCTATTTACGAAAAGTAA